GGCAGATGTTATCAGACAAAATAATACAGTTCTTAAATTCATAGATGATAAGGTTGACAACAGCACGaaacaaaatgtacattatttGAAGAATTTGGGATAGTATGATGGACATTTTCATTGCACattggagaaaaaaaagtgtttttgaaaTTGATTTCAATTTGCTTTGcaagaaaataaaattagttaattaaatgtttctTTGAAATAAGTATGACATTTACTGGGTAAAAACAGTTTTTGCACCACATGTTTTTAGTGGCACAATTCatacaaaacacaaatgaaaaatctgtcatcatttccaAAGTTCACACCtaactgatgattgataataaagcgtgtttggcatgctgtcctgagagagagccctgagctcataagattctcgagcccagggctccctcaagtttgcagggcaagaggggagtttgagctcaggtagatcacgaaaactcccctgctgtttATAGCTATTGAACAATTAGGGATTGCTATGAACTACTTATTAGGAGCACATCTATGGTGGAGAATTGGATTAATCAACTAACCACTGGGCCAttatgccacccatctaggaaagaaggaagagtaggtggaagggggattcttcaaaacaaagatgactGTGGTATGGAacttaggttatttatttatgacttatgctgcgttcacaccagacgcagaagaaGCGttaagcacgagtgatttacatgttaagtcaatgcaaaggtgCGAATAGACATCATGCGACGCGATATGCGCAAATGAGGCGGCGCGAATGACACAATTTGCGCGAATGAAGCAGCGGGAGTTGAGAGCGTTTTAAGTGATTGATGCGCTTAACGTGCATATCACACGAAATGCTCAAGtccaaaaatctgaacttcagtggacattcgcaCCGCATTAATCAATCAAGaccttgctcttgtgggggcatgattaTGACATAGCACCTGTTGTTAGTGTCCCAGGGGGAAACCCTACtacagacaacagttcatcaaactagactcggctcagtcagaaacacagctgaaagcctccatcatccagattaagtttctggaggagtttatgaactcacagaaatgggtgcacctctgaaagaatctaaTGGACTCGGACACGGCTCCAAACACATCGATGCTGAttttcagccttcaaaaagcacataaacagttattttctcaTGGGACAgccatgatcaatcataagcaggtgatcctctcgaaattagttataaataaacttcatttagTCTCCCTTATATTGTTCCAAAGCAGTGTAATTTAAGATATTTGAAAGAATATAGAAACTTTTTTATCTATAAGTCTAAAGTCAACAGGGTGCCAAACAACATGGTTATGgactaaaaagaaaatatattttgctttcggtgatgcagtggcgctgtaggtagtgttgtcgcctcacagcaaggtcacttgttcgaaccttggctcagttggtgtttctgtgtggagtttgcatgttctccctgcattggcttgggtttcttccgggtactCCAGATTTcctcacagtccaatgacatccggtacaggtgaattgggtaggctaaattgtccttagtgaataagtgtttgtgtgaatgtgtgtgtggatgttttccagagatgggttacggctggaagggcatccgctgcgtaaaaatgtgctggataagttggcagttcattccgctgtggcgacctcggattaataaagggactaagccgacaagaaaatgaatgaatgaatattttgcattccagagaaaaaaaaaggttatagagGTTTGGTGTAGGATCGAATGACAGGAGTGAGAgtccattttttatttatgtttagaaatgtgttgaaatgtttttttctctccgttaagcacagattgggggggggggggggggggggggataaacggctaataattcagagggctaataattctgaccaactgtataTGGGTTGAAAATGAAAAGTATAACTTTAATGCTTTTCCCCATATGAGTCCAgtacaaaacacaaataactaATGCACATTAACAGAAGACGTCCAATAAAATGTCATTAAGtaaaacagtatttcatataGCAAAAAACCTTTCAgccatatttagaaaaataattattaaatgacACATAAAATGATTACAGTTAAAGATCACAGTGGAACcacaaaatactaattaatcATGCATCTTAATCTTTATACTTATGTAGATTTTGTCCAAATGTCAGTATGTATGTTAGTAtaattttatacttttatatatttgATTAAGTACAGGTCAGGATAGGTGtgctgtttcattgtaaaataaatatacactgaaTGATAATGGAACATGTAGTAATgaaattttatttacaaaaaaattattcatcAAAGTAAACACTTTAAATGCATTTAGTATGTTTTACGTGTTTGGAAAATCACTCAAATAATTAGAATTAAACATGGGAACAAAAATGTCTGACCCATATACACCTTCAGACACAAGTTTTAGTTTTGAAAGCTGAGTTTAATGTTAGTTTTGGTCTCACTTTGGGTTGAGGAAGCAGTAGTTGTTTGTCAGGTTGGTGATCTCTACGGTGGCGTGTCTCCTGCTGCTCACGTTGGCAGCCACCGCCTCGGCAGACTCAGTCATGATGGCGAATGATAGATCTGATTGATGGCTGAAAGCACTGAAGAAGAGGGACTGTGGGAGAAAAGAAGTCTTCAGTAAAAAAAGAACTGGAATTGCAGTTTTGTTTGCACTATATCAGTGCTGTGAAAAAGTTATTAAGTGACATAAAGTTTGCTTTTTTAcgttaaatgtcttttatttgaaCTGCTGCGTTGAATTCAGTATTTTAATCCTGCTGTGTGGTGTGTGCGCACACACTTCAGTATAAATCAGACTGGCATTAAAGTTCACGTCGCACTTCTTAAGTTAAAAGTTCTTCTAATATAATTCAAAATGTTAACAAGTGGAATAAAACAGGGGGATCGTAATTACACAAATCAATCTTTAACTCAAAACCCATTTTCCCCATAGCAGTTTGTAATACCTCAATATTTAAAGGTATGAAATAGAGTTTCTCAAATGCCCATACTAAATCAACTCtcttgttatgttatgttataattttaatatggaaataaaCAGATGCATTAGCATTTACTTTAGATTATTTAGTTATGATTATTGAGAATATTTCGTCTCTATGAGAATGAAGGCTTACCTCTGTGTGTGCTGCTCAGTAACGGTGCGTTCTGAAAGAGTCACTGCATTTTCATGATCAGCAACAGGCACAGTACATACCCATCTCCAAAAAAAAGCATGCTTATTCAAATTAAGCACACACCCACTTTcaacacacatgcaagcacacaccATCATCATTGACACTGGTGGGAAATGTTGCTAGACCAGGAGAGTGAAGTTACCCGCACAAACTTGTTTCACAAATGTTATACAAGATTCAGACAATTAAATATGTTTGTGTTAACATTTGACTTGTTGATGATGAATTATAACGTCTTTGTTTATCACGTAACTTTAAGCAAGAGTTGGGAAATGTTTTggatttatgattttatttacatatGCAATAACATGAATGTACACAACTGTACACTTATGATTTCCCATTCCAGTAGTTTCTGTGCTCTGTTGTATTGGCCACAGTGAGACTTTGAGAATAGTGAAGTCATGTTCAACAGTTCTCTTTAAAATAGTGTATGAGCTTTGTGAACTCATCACAAGATGAGtcaactgtggtcataaagggatggagatggtcagcaacaatactctacAGCCTATCTAGGGTGATACTGTATGAAAATCCCCCCTAATCCTTTACATCAGCAGCAGCCTATAGTGCAGGATGGATCTAAGCTTTCATGTTGTTCTGAGCCTACCGTCTGaatgtcacaacacaaatcaagACTCAGCAGATCAGACTaactttattcatttcattttcctttggcttagtccctttattcgtcaggggtcgccaaagcttaatgaaccaccaacttatccagcattttacacagtgtatgctcttccagctgcaatccagtactgggaacacccatacactctcatgtgcacacacatacactacggccaatttagtttattcagtttacccAGCACATGTCtcatgactgtgggggaaaccagaacacccggaggaaacccatgtgaacacggggagaccatgcaaactccacgcagaaatgccaactgacccagctgggaatcAAACCAGTGACTTACTGTGAGAtttactaaccactgagccagcatgTCGCAGTCAGActaactttattatatatatatattatattgttcaaTGCGGGTGAGACTGTTTGAATTGAAGCCTCAGTTTGATGTTTTCAACTGAAAGTATTGTGCTTTTCTGCTGCTATAGTGCATCTGCTTCAAAGTTTGGTGTGTTGTGTACTTTTTGCAGATCTTGATTgtaatgaataattatttgaGTTATTATTGAATCATTCCCCTCTGATTTCTGGCCTAAACATGACATTTTTACCTAATGAACTGCTGCTTATtagatattttctcttatttGGAGCATTCACTAAACTCTAgatatggttttaaaaccttaggccaggggtgtccaaactcggtcccggagggccggtgtcctggagagtttagctccaaccccaatcaaacacacctgaaccagctaaataAGCTTACTAGATTTACTAAaagcttcctggcaggtgtgttgaagcaagttgaagctaaacttagcaggacaccggccctccaggaccgagtttggacacccctgccctaggcAGTATTTATTACACAGTTTTCCAAATACAGGCAGCAACCATGCAACCTTTAAAGCCACTTCAATTAACTTTcttcaccattctgatgctcaatttgaactTCAGCTGTTTTCTTGACCACATCTACATGTTTACATTAGTTGCTGCCAATTGATTGTTTGTTATTTGAAAAAACAAGCCATTGAACTGTAAAGATGAGTAATATTATGCATTTCAATGAATGAAACTAGTAAAAGAAAAGGACACAGGTTTGATTTCCACTCTTTAAAGGAATCTGTTAATAGCTGCCCATAGCTTGTGATTTAACTTGTTAattcatgcttttgaattgcattttgagACTTTGATTTCTGCTCTATCAACTGGATCATTTAACAGACAAACTTTTattgacctttttcttttttagcagttttaagtaatatattgcagaaaatgtaattatttctgtATATAATATGTGAAATGTGCACATTTGTTAGGTTTGTAGTAGAGATAATAtagcatttaaaacattaaatacatgaaaaacatCAATTTTTGGTAGTGTATCCATGAACTTTTATGTTTGTATGGTGTCTgcttacattaaatattaatttatgagATGTGAATTTGCGTTATCTGTAATTGATAAATACCAAATGGCCAACTCATTActcatttttatatgtatatagtgtacattATATGTATAACATTACATTATTGCAAACACAATTAAACGAACACGACATTAAattagtgatttatttttttattcagaatttttttgcaaaaacattATAATGAAAACAGACTGCATAAATCCATGAACAGATATCAAAATGTAACTGAAGTATTTGAAAGCACAATGGCATGCATGTCTATATGATTTTGTATATGATTATGCAAGTATCACATCAAAATGAATAACTAAACATATTCTGTTAATGCCATACTAAATCTGCTTATTATTTAGCCCATCTTATCGTACACCTCCAGCTTAAGAATAGCCTTGCCCACAGTTGACATGGTGACTCTTAAGTCGACTTTCTTTCCCCTGTGCAGGACTCCAGATCCTCCTGCATCGACCCGGGTGAACTGGCTGAAGTCCTTTCCCTCATACATGTGTTTGTACAGGGCTTTATCACATTCCCGGCTGCTCTCAAAAATGCCTATGCCCAAAACGTTCTTGTAGAGGTGGTAATCATAGGGGACGGAGAACAGAATGGCCATGCGCTCAGTGCACATGTGGTTCTGCATGTGGAATAGGTCGTAGGTCAAGACGCCCACAGCCCCAGTGGCCGTGTTATCATCTTTGGTGAAAGAGCAAACCTCGGTCTTGGCGGTGCGGATGGTGGGTTGAGGAGGATGGAAGCTGAACCCACTGGTCATACACACTCTGAAAGAGGTTCATGGTTAATGTTGCTCAGTAACacagtataaataaaaacaattgcaatCACTTGACTGGTTACTTTCAAtaaccacttaaaaaaaaactttaatggaTTAATCCAGCCTTATCTCACGGAGAAACTTTAGATCGTTTTGTCAGTTTATCGACTAATTCAtttagtcatacgaaaatgtaccattttaaaagaggcatggcaccaaaacccacccctaaacccaatggtctttgggggataagcaaattttactaaattgtacgaatgagattgaaTGAATTTattcaaattagccactaaatcaaaaagttacgaattgccatgagactgCACTGGATCTATCAGACGCTAAACACATTTTAAGATCTTAATTCACTTTTTATATTTGGTTCAGAAGTGTAATGGAAGTGAAATGATGATAATATGAATGTGAAATGCATCTGCACATGCTCAGGTATAATTGTTTTCTTACTTTGGATTGATAAGACAGTAAGCGGAGCTAATATTGGTGATCTCCACAGTACAGTTCCGGTTGGTGTTTATGGTCGCTGACACGGCCTCTGCAGTCTGCATGTTCATGTTGTTCCTGTAGAAGTCATAAAACATGAAGAAAGACTTACAAATGACAAGTAGAAAACTAAACTTAttaaaacccaactgtcatttgGGGAGGAGAAAATCATACTACAATGTATGAATGAAAACATACAGATTTGTAAGAATTAGACCTAGAAGaatgttacaaattgccatgagattgtgttgcaagTTTATAAAAACAATGGTATCATTTACTCCCTGGCTAacatcaaataaattattttctctGCCATGGATAGATCACAAAGGAAGAGATTTAGCAGAATATCTAAGCTGCAATTTTTCCATACATCGAAAGTTTAAGAGGACAAGATGTTACCAACATTGACATTTAAAAGAACAACATTTGTAGTAATTTATACAATGGGGtaatttgcacatttgaattCACAGACATTTCAAATTTTAATTATACATGCAATCACATAGacttaataatatatattcaCATTAACTAACAATATATCTGTAGTATCAAATTTATTTGATCACACATTTACGCACCAATCATGACTGAGCGGGCAGGTAAACAGATGGGTGTTTTCTAAAGCAGGGTTGCTCATAACTCACACTCTAGAAGGTCTGTGGTAGTTTAGCTCTAACCTAgatagatgtgtttgattagagttagaGCTAAATGCTGTAGGAAAGTTGATCTCATTGAACATACTTGAGGATCCTTGTTCTAAAGTTTTAGCAAAGCCTAAAAAGATCTCTGATAAATGGCATGACAACACGGCAGAATAGGCAAGACACTTGCAGCTCCATATGGCTCAGAGAACTAAACCGTTAGCAGAGGCGAACAGTGATGCAGTGAGCTGAGAATTTAAGACATGCACCGCCAAGCACAAGCAACAAGACTTTTCACCATTTATACTCTTTATGTTTTTAGCATGCGTGAAGCTTAACACAAGCTAGTTAATAAGTACCTGACAGTTACCTGCTAGTTTGATGCTGCTGCTGAAGTATTTAGGGTTTGCTGCTTCTCCGCTTCAGATGAACAAAGTGTGGTGGTTGAATGACAGAAACACTCgcagacacacaaacacctgCTTGACAAACACAGGCGTGTCCCTATCTTGCCCTTGCAATgcatgcaggaaaaaaaaaaaaaaggcagaaatATTTGTGGTAGAGTTTGATGGGAGTTGACAGTTATTTTGACTAATTGCTTTCAGAAATCTCCATCTACAAAGCTCCATTTAGAAATTCATAGGCAGATGGCCAGAAAACTTTGCCCAAATGACCCCATCATGAAAATTTGAATTTAGTAGGTGACAAAAAACTAAACCCGCCAACCGATTTATGTTTATGTAAGAAGATTAATGTCTCCGTGCTAAAACTAACAACATGCCATGATGTTGTTATGAAATGTCTTCTTGGTTCCAATGCAAATATTGAAATTGAAGTTAATGATGAAAAGTAAATCCTCCTACACCCAAAACCTTTGTGGAGAGAGTAATAAGGAAATATAGAGGGCTTAATAACAGGGTGCAAGGGCCATGGGAGATTAAAACATACCTGTGCAATGTCTGCACTGCACTTCATATCATAGCGTGTTAGAGCAACTTTTTCCCAACACTGACAAGTGTGGGATTGAACATGTCATGGTCCGATGAAGCAAGAGAGAGTGAAAAAGTTAAATCACACAACCGCACCCTTAGCACTGACAAAACTCAGATTGTCCCATTTCATGTACAGGCATTTCTATTCAGTGTCAAATCAACCAGAATATCTTTGTGTTTTCCAAAATTTGCAAAAtgcaaatatttcaaataattttaaatattttttccctGGCATAAATTACAAAAGAAGAGATTTAGCAGAATGTCTACACTGTAATTTTTCCATAAAATGAGAGTTTAAGGGGACAAGCTGTTGCCAAAATTGGCATTTAAAATAGCAACAATTTGAGTAATTAATACTATGGGAGGAAATGCGgtggtacagtaggtagtgctgtctcctcacagcaagaaggtcgctagcaGCGGAGCAGCAGATTTGGTGTTTTTTTCCGCTGTGttggccccggattaataaagagactaagccgaaaagaaaatgaatgaataagtaaatatacTATTGGATAACTTGCACATTTAGAGCAATATGGAAATATTTCAAATAGATTTTAAATTCTCTTCACATCCTTAAAAGttacttaaaagttttaaataaaagtcatttattcattcatttgttttcctttggctcagtcctttatttatcagggattgccacagcggaatgaaccgccaaaaatttagtaataaataataataatagttattcaATAAATGTTTAGGGCTTTTCTGGACAAAAATGGGGGCAGTCAGGAGAGGAGACGTGATGAAGTGaggagagtgatgaagccaattatgatctGAGGATGGTTAGTAGGCCGTGATGGCCATCCCTACTCTTTCCGAAGGATATCCAATGTTTtatatgaccacagagagtcaggccCTTGCTTTAATGTCTCTTTCGTTAGCCAGTGGACAAGATGTTTAGTGACACTGTTCagcatcactatactggggtattaggacccacacagaccagaggttgagcaccccctgctggcctctctaacacctcttctgacagcaacctagtttcccatgtggtctcccatccaggtactaaccaggtggaaccctgcttagctttagtgagctGCAGAAAGCATGATGCCGACAAGCTAAGTAGGTTTTGTCACTCTAGCAAAACAACTTACTTGCTAATTAGCGTACTTGtcataaatatactttttaaaccattttttcattcattttttattcattttccttcggcttagtcccttttttatcaggggtcgccacaggggaatgaaccaccaactattctggcatatgttttatgcagcgaatgcctttccagccataactcagtactgggaaattaAAAGTACATCTGTGTAATAATTTTAACATCTTCCTTccgtaataaatattttttttttatctttacagATATGTGATTGTACTTTTCAATATCACATTTTCTTTTGAATATCCTTTTTTAAGGACCTAAATATTCAGTATTTCTGGGTCTGAACCCTGTGGCCTTCAAAATTCAAGACTCCAAAAGAAAAGTTTTCTAAGGAGCAAAGCCTAAAATTATATTGAGATATATTTAATACCTCTAGAGACCTTCTATGCACACTTTAAAAAAGAGAATTTATGAGTCTGAGTCTGGATAAATTCAATGGATTTTGCTGGAGTTGAACAAAATACATTTGGAGTAACATTTCATATTGAGATCCCAATATCTTTGGAAGTGTGCCATACATAATGTATGCCTTTAATTTAAAATTGTTGATTTATAATGataattgtgtttaatttaaCGCAAAAAACCCTACTCCATCGGACAAgactgtgtgtgcatgtttttcaGAAATACATTTAGGATACAGACTAAAAATTCAAGACGCTCATTAATTTTCCAACAGGGGGCAGCATATATACACCTATTCACTCCATTAATCTAATTAATCCAAgaaacatttttcatttctagagatgtttttttttttctgtaaaaattgAATTAATTATGCATATGTATAAGGATGCTACTTTCTGTAAAGGAATAGTTCCTGCATTTTGGTCAAAATAATTGACCGTATGATACATAAAGATAGTAATACAGAAATAATTACAGTATTTTGTATGACCTAAACCTTGCAACCATTTCATCTGAACTTGAAATGATTATTCAACATTATTGAAAGTATTGAAGTTTATACACTACTAGTTCCGTTAACTGTTCCACACAATGATGACTTTTTCCTGTGAAAAAAGAGATACTGTTAAAAATATCAATGTTTTCTGTATTTACAATAGTtcacaaaaatatgaaaatgacttcataatttactgtatatatgttttaaacctttcttctgttgaatgcaaaatagGAAATTTTGAAGATTGCTGGTGGTTGgcacccatccatccatagtaGGAATAAAAATTACTACACTGTCAAAAagtcctggttgccttaaatgtttcagctgaatcaaattaaccttatgagttcaTTGaacatattatgttaaactgactgaaaacagcttgcataacttataaaaaataaattagaacatgattaatttagtttaataagttaaggcgaggcagtggcgcagtgggtagtgctgtcgcctcacagcaagaaggttgctgggtcgctggttcgaacctcagctcagttggtgtttctgtgtgcagtttgcatgttctccctgccttcgcgtgggctttcctccaggtgctccggtttcccctacagtccaaagacatgtggtacaggtgaattgggtaggctaaattgtctgtactgtatgagtgtgtgcgtgaatgtgtgtgtggatgtttcccagagatgggttgcgtctggaaaggcatccgctgcgtaaaaacctgctgcataagttggtggttcattccgctgtggcgaccccggattaataaagggactaagccgacaagaaaatgaagaaattaagttacaATGATTGAAACACATATGCATTATCATATAAttcatcatataattttttttatagtgtacgaAAGTTGATGCATGGGTAccagctaccagcattcttcaaaatatcttattttgcatttaatagaAGAAACAAGCTCAAATATGTTTTGAACAActgaaggctgagtaaatgagGAAAGAACATacattgtgggtgaactatccctttaagatcacCACAAAAGTGAGCAAATGAATTCTTTCTTTTAGCCTTCAGATTTGAACTCTCTATTCCTTGTTAAATTCATTTATAGATTCGGCATGGGTATATTTACATGCATTAATATAAACTTTTTCAAATCAATCTGTTCATAAACGCCCCTTTATATCAGCCCCCCTAAAGCCATTGATTTATTTCCCCTCTCTTTATACAGTGACCAAGAAAAGCTCAAAGCGATTTTTGGAAAGAGTGCAACCAAAGCCATCCAATAAACGCTTGATTCGCATTCTCTCCAGCAGCCAAGGTAATTCAGCATCGGCTGAATCCTTTCAAAGGAAATCAAAAGCTAACCTTATGATTAGATGTATTTCAGTGTAAAGTCCACATCCCATTAC
This portion of the Danio rerio strain Tuebingen ecotype United States chromosome 3, GRCz12tu, whole genome shotgun sequence genome encodes:
- the LOC100534815 gene encoding bryoporin-like (The RefSeq protein has 1 substitution compared to this genomic sequence) — translated: MQTAEAVSATINTNRNCTVEITNISSAYCLINPKVCMTSGFSFHPPQPTIRTAKTEVCSFTKDDNTATGAVGVLTYDLFHMQNHMCTERMAILFSVPYDYHLYKNVLGIGIFESSRECNKALYKHMYEGKDFSQFTRVDAGGSGVLHRGKKVDLRVTMSTVGKAILKLEVYDKMG
- the LOC100534815 gene encoding bryoporin-like isoform X1; its protein translation is MLCHSFLEWLFPGLKPCCRSQLHSELKSADIHVKLPDKLVTVEKPSTWRNNMNMQTAEAVSATINTNRNCTVEITNISSAYCLINPKVCMTSGFSFHPPQPTIRTAKTEVCSFTKDDNTATGAVGVLTYDLFHMQNHMCTERMAILFSVPYDYHLYKNVLGIGIFESSRECDKALYKHMYEGKDFSQFTRVDAGGSGVLHRGKKVDLRVTMSTVGKAILKLEVYDKMG
- the LOC100534815 gene encoding bryoporin-like isoform X2, whose amino-acid sequence is MNMQTAEAVSATINTNRNCTVEITNISSAYCLINPKVCMTSGFSFHPPQPTIRTAKTEVCSFTKDDNTATGAVGVLTYDLFHMQNHMCTERMAILFSVPYDYHLYKNVLGIGIFESSRECDKALYKHMYEGKDFSQFTRVDAGGSGVLHRGKKVDLRVTMSTVGKAILKLEVYDKMG